A portion of the Streptomyces platensis genome contains these proteins:
- a CDS encoding AI-2E family transporter: MRNDSDENRRGAEGERPQPSSPLLPIEARRAGAWCLVALLIAAVLALGVWLCVELSAAVTPVLLALLGSGLLGPLYRRLVAMKLNRSLAAGLTCAVLVVVVGGAGYIVVSALVDTGDQIIASLRNAAQDLSQHFGAAGTSLDDLAAKSKDLVAKFGGTAASGLLAGVSVVGQFLAASVLALLLTFFFLRDADKAVRALRGWAPGTSAPQLERMARRGFQSIEGFMRGTTFIALIDAICITVGLLILQVPGAVGLGALVFVGAYIPYLGAFISGAVAILVALADRGFVIALWALGVVLAVQVLEGHVLQPMIQSRTVQMHPATVMLAITAGASVAGILGMLLSVPLTAAATGVLHELRVHYAADSDSDSDDSGPAASAAAS; the protein is encoded by the coding sequence GTGCGAAACGACTCGGACGAGAACCGGCGCGGCGCCGAGGGTGAACGGCCGCAGCCTTCCAGCCCGTTGCTGCCGATCGAGGCCCGCCGTGCCGGGGCCTGGTGCCTGGTGGCGTTGCTGATCGCGGCCGTGCTGGCCCTCGGGGTATGGCTGTGCGTCGAACTGAGCGCGGCCGTGACCCCCGTGCTGCTGGCACTGCTCGGCAGCGGGCTGCTCGGGCCGCTCTACCGGCGGCTGGTGGCGATGAAGCTCAACCGTTCCCTGGCGGCCGGACTGACCTGTGCGGTCCTCGTGGTGGTGGTCGGCGGCGCCGGATACATCGTCGTCAGCGCGCTGGTCGACACCGGGGACCAGATCATCGCCTCGCTCCGGAACGCCGCCCAGGACCTGTCCCAGCACTTCGGGGCGGCCGGTACCTCGCTCGACGATCTCGCCGCCAAGTCGAAGGACTTGGTCGCCAAGTTCGGGGGCACCGCGGCCTCCGGGCTGCTGGCCGGGGTCAGTGTCGTCGGCCAGTTCCTCGCCGCCTCCGTCCTGGCCCTGCTGCTGACCTTCTTCTTCCTGCGCGATGCCGACAAGGCCGTACGCGCCCTGCGGGGCTGGGCGCCCGGCACCTCGGCACCGCAGCTGGAGCGGATGGCCCGCCGCGGCTTCCAGAGCATTGAAGGCTTTATGCGCGGCACGACCTTCATCGCGCTGATCGACGCCATCTGCATCACCGTCGGACTGCTGATCCTTCAGGTGCCGGGCGCCGTCGGGCTGGGCGCACTGGTCTTCGTCGGCGCCTACATCCCCTACCTCGGCGCCTTCATCTCCGGCGCGGTGGCGATCCTGGTCGCGCTGGCCGACCGCGGCTTCGTGATCGCGCTGTGGGCGCTCGGCGTCGTCCTGGCCGTGCAGGTGCTGGAGGGGCATGTACTCCAGCCGATGATCCAGAGCCGTACGGTCCAGATGCATCCGGCGACCGTGATGCTGGCGATCACCGCGGGCGCCAGCGTCGCCGGCATCCTCGGCATGCTGCTGTCCGTACCGCTGACCGCCGCCGCGACCGGCGTGCTCCATGAGCTACGGGTGCACTACGCCGCGGACTCGGACTCGGACTCCGACGACAGCGGGCCCGCCGCCTCGGCCGCCGCCTCGTAG
- a CDS encoding pirin family protein, with amino-acid sequence MPAVTVENPLTLPRVAAPVAAHTRPVLAVATAPSGFEGEGFPVRRAFAGIDYKHLDPFIMMDQMGEVEYAPGEPKGTPWHPHRGFETVTYLIDGTFVHRDSHGGGGVINDGDTQWMTAGSGLLHIEAPPESLVMSGGLFHGLQLWVNLPKSDKMMAPRYQDIGGGNVKLLTSADGGALLRLIAGDLDGHQGPGITHTPITMMHVTVNPGAELTLPWRKDFNALAYALAGRGTAGAEGRPFRMGQAVVFGSGDSLTIRADESQESRSPNFEVVLLGGLPIREPMRHYGPFVMNTHAELAQAFEDFQAGRLGTIPADER; translated from the coding sequence ATGCCCGCAGTGACCGTTGAGAATCCGCTGACCCTGCCGCGTGTGGCGGCGCCCGTCGCGGCGCACACCCGCCCCGTGCTGGCCGTAGCCACCGCTCCGAGCGGGTTCGAGGGCGAGGGATTCCCGGTGCGCCGTGCGTTCGCCGGGATCGACTACAAGCACCTCGACCCGTTCATCATGATGGACCAGATGGGTGAGGTGGAGTACGCGCCGGGAGAGCCCAAGGGCACGCCCTGGCACCCGCACCGCGGCTTCGAGACCGTGACGTATCTGATCGACGGCACCTTCGTGCACCGTGACTCGCACGGCGGCGGTGGCGTCATCAACGATGGTGACACCCAGTGGATGACGGCCGGTTCGGGGCTGCTGCACATCGAGGCGCCGCCGGAGTCGCTCGTCATGTCCGGTGGCCTCTTCCACGGCCTCCAGCTGTGGGTGAACCTGCCGAAGAGCGACAAGATGATGGCCCCCCGCTACCAGGACATCGGTGGCGGCAACGTCAAGCTGCTGACCTCGGCCGACGGTGGCGCGCTGCTGCGGCTGATCGCCGGTGACCTCGACGGCCACCAGGGGCCGGGCATCACGCATACGCCGATCACGATGATGCATGTGACGGTGAACCCGGGCGCCGAGCTGACCCTGCCCTGGCGCAAGGACTTCAACGCCCTCGCCTACGCCCTGGCCGGACGCGGTACGGCCGGTGCGGAGGGACGCCCGTTCCGCATGGGGCAGGCGGTCGTGTTCGGGAGCGGAGACTCGCTCACGATCCGGGCGGACGAGTCCCAGGAGTCGCGCAGCCCCAACTTCGAGGTGGTCCTGCTGGGCGGGCTGCCGATCCGCGAGCCGATGAGGCATTACGGCCCGTTCGTGATGAACACCCACGCCGAACTGGCCCAGGCCTTCGAGGACTTCCAGGCCGGCCGGCTCGGGACCATCCCCGCCGACGAGCGCTGA
- a CDS encoding SseB family protein, with product MYGYDQNAGAGQQQYGAPPPQQPAPGGYGEQPLYPEPSPPSLADAVRAFTTGSMSAEDFQGIFSTSKVYCPRGDNPGFLALHNTQQPVIPMFTSLKELRRYAGKESKYFVITGAEVLDLLPTGYGFVLDMEGDHRMVFDAKAVEQMVDFAMRRMYG from the coding sequence ATGTACGGCTACGACCAGAACGCGGGTGCCGGGCAGCAGCAGTACGGAGCGCCCCCGCCGCAACAACCGGCCCCCGGGGGTTACGGCGAGCAGCCGCTGTATCCCGAGCCGTCCCCGCCCTCCCTCGCCGACGCGGTGCGCGCCTTCACCACCGGCTCGATGTCCGCCGAGGACTTCCAGGGCATCTTCTCCACGTCCAAGGTCTACTGCCCGCGCGGTGACAACCCCGGCTTCCTGGCGCTGCACAACACCCAGCAGCCGGTGATCCCGATGTTCACCTCGCTCAAGGAGCTGCGGCGGTACGCGGGCAAGGAGTCCAAGTACTTCGTGATCACCGGTGCCGAGGTGCTCGACCTGCTGCCGACCGGCTACGGCTTCGTCCTCGACATGGAGGGTGACCACCGGATGGTCTTCGACGCGAAGGCCGTGGAGCAGATGGTCGACTTCGCGATGCGGCGGATGTACGGCTAG
- a CDS encoding acyl-CoA dehydrogenase, producing the protein MGHYKSNLRDIEFNLFEVLGRDSVYGTGPFAEMDVDTAKSVLSEIARLSENELAESFADTDRNPPVFDPDTNTAPVPDSFKKSYQAFMDAEWWRLGIPEELGGTTAPRSLLWGFAETILGANPAVWMYASGPAFAGVLHEEGTEEQHRIAQLMVDKQWGSTMVLTEPDAGSDVGAGRTKAVQQADGTWHIEGVKRFITSGEHDMSENIVHFVLARPEGAGPGTKGLSLFIVPKYDFDWETGELGERNGAYATNVEHKMGLKASNTCEMTFGANHPAKGWLLGEKHDGIRQMFKIIEFARMMVGTKAIATLSTGYLNALEYAKERVQGPDLAAFTDKTAPRVTITHHPDVRRSLMTQKAYAEGMRALVLYTATVQDEIIVKETAGEDASAAIRLNDLLLPIVKGYGSEKSYEQLAQSLQTFGGSGYLQEYPIEQYIRDAKIDTLYEGTTAIQGQDFFFRKIVRDQGQALTALSDEIKKFLADNTGGAELEQARGELAKAAADLEAIVGAMLTDLAATEKDVKSIYKVGLNTTRVLMASGDVVIGYLLLKGAAVAAEKLAGASAKDKPFYTGKIAAAKFFAHHVLPGVSLERGLAESVDQSLMELDESAF; encoded by the coding sequence ATGGGGCACTACAAGTCGAATCTCCGCGACATCGAGTTCAACCTCTTCGAGGTGCTCGGCCGTGACAGCGTGTACGGCACCGGACCGTTCGCGGAGATGGATGTCGACACCGCCAAGAGCGTGCTGTCCGAGATCGCCCGGCTGTCCGAGAACGAGCTGGCGGAGTCCTTCGCCGACACCGACCGGAACCCCCCGGTCTTCGACCCGGACACCAACACCGCGCCGGTGCCGGACAGCTTCAAGAAGAGCTACCAAGCCTTCATGGACGCCGAGTGGTGGCGGCTGGGCATCCCGGAGGAGCTCGGTGGCACCACCGCGCCGCGCTCCCTCCTCTGGGGCTTCGCCGAGACGATCCTGGGCGCCAACCCGGCCGTGTGGATGTACGCGTCCGGCCCCGCCTTCGCCGGCGTCCTCCACGAGGAGGGCACCGAGGAGCAGCACCGCATAGCCCAGCTGATGGTGGACAAGCAGTGGGGCTCCACGATGGTGCTCACCGAGCCGGACGCCGGTTCGGACGTCGGCGCCGGCCGCACCAAGGCCGTGCAGCAGGCGGACGGCACCTGGCACATCGAGGGCGTCAAGCGCTTCATCACCTCCGGTGAGCACGACATGTCCGAGAACATCGTGCACTTCGTCCTCGCCCGTCCCGAGGGTGCCGGTCCGGGCACCAAGGGCCTGTCGCTCTTCATCGTGCCGAAGTACGACTTCGACTGGGAGACCGGCGAGCTGGGCGAGCGCAACGGCGCCTACGCCACCAACGTCGAGCACAAGATGGGCCTGAAGGCCTCCAACACCTGCGAGATGACCTTCGGCGCCAACCACCCGGCCAAGGGCTGGCTGCTGGGCGAGAAGCACGACGGCATCCGCCAGATGTTCAAGATCATCGAGTTCGCCCGGATGATGGTCGGCACGAAGGCCATCGCCACCCTCTCCACCGGCTACCTCAACGCACTGGAGTACGCCAAGGAGCGGGTGCAGGGCCCGGACCTCGCGGCCTTCACCGACAAGACCGCCCCGCGCGTCACCATCACCCACCACCCCGACGTGCGCCGCTCGCTGATGACGCAGAAGGCGTACGCCGAGGGCATGCGCGCCCTGGTGCTCTACACCGCCACGGTCCAGGACGAGATCATCGTCAAGGAGACCGCGGGCGAGGACGCGAGCGCCGCGATCCGCCTCAACGACCTGCTGCTGCCGATCGTCAAGGGCTACGGCTCGGAGAAGTCCTACGAGCAGCTGGCGCAGTCGCTCCAGACCTTCGGCGGCTCCGGGTACCTCCAGGAATACCCGATCGAGCAGTACATCCGGGACGCCAAGATCGACACCCTCTACGAGGGCACCACCGCGATCCAGGGCCAGGACTTCTTCTTCCGGAAGATCGTCCGCGACCAGGGCCAGGCCCTCACCGCCCTCTCCGACGAGATCAAGAAGTTCCTCGCCGACAACACCGGCGGCGCGGAGCTGGAGCAGGCCCGCGGCGAGCTGGCCAAGGCCGCCGCCGACCTGGAGGCGATCGTCGGCGCCATGCTGACCGACCTCGCGGCGACCGAGAAGGACGTCAAGTCCATCTACAAGGTCGGCCTGAACACCACCCGTGTACTGATGGCCTCCGGCGATGTCGTCATCGGCTACCTCCTGCTCAAGGGTGCGGCCGTGGCCGCGGAGAAGCTTGCCGGCGCCTCGGCGAAGGACAAGCCCTTCTACACCGGCAAGATCGCCGCGGCGAAGTTCTTCGCGCACCACGTCCTGCCGGGCGTCTCCCTCGAGCGCGGTCTGGCCGAGTCCGTCGACCAGTCGCTGATGGAGCTCGACGAGTCCGCGTTCTAA
- a CDS encoding M18 family aminopeptidase gives MTNSARFDRGHTDDLMTYLAASPSPYHAVANAAERLEKAGFRQVAEVDAWDGESGGKYVLRGGAIVAWYVPEGAHAATPYRIVGAHTDSPNLRVKPIPDTGARGWRQIAVEIYGGTLLNTWLDRDLGLSGRVTLADGSHRLVHVDRALLRVPQLAVHLDRSVNSEGLKLDKQRHMTPIWGLGEVAEGDLISFVAEETGVPADDIKGWDLMVHSIEPPAYLGRDRELVAGPRMDNLLSVHAGTAALTAAAAAGSALSSIPVLAAFDHEENGSQSDTGADGPLLGTVLERSVFARGGSYEDRARAFAGTLCLSSDTGHAVHPNYGERHDPGHHPMPNGGPILKVNVNQRYATDGSGRAVFAAACERAGVPWQSFVSNNSMPCGTTIGPITAARHGISTVDIGVAILSMHSARELCGAEDPYLLANALTAFLEG, from the coding sequence ATGACCAACTCCGCCCGCTTCGATCGCGGCCACACCGACGACCTGATGACCTATCTCGCCGCCAGTCCGTCGCCCTACCACGCAGTGGCAAACGCGGCGGAGCGGCTGGAGAAGGCCGGTTTCCGGCAGGTCGCCGAGGTCGACGCGTGGGATGGCGAGAGCGGCGGCAAGTACGTCCTGCGCGGCGGCGCGATCGTCGCCTGGTACGTGCCGGAGGGCGCGCACGCGGCCACTCCGTACCGAATTGTGGGGGCTCACACCGACTCTCCCAATCTTCGGGTCAAGCCGATTCCGGACACCGGCGCCCGCGGCTGGCGGCAGATCGCCGTCGAGATCTACGGCGGCACCCTGCTCAACACCTGGCTCGACCGCGATCTGGGGCTGAGCGGGCGGGTGACGCTGGCGGACGGCAGCCACCGGCTCGTCCATGTCGACCGGGCGCTGCTGCGGGTGCCGCAGCTGGCCGTGCACCTCGACCGCTCGGTGAACTCCGAGGGTCTCAAGCTCGACAAGCAGCGCCATATGACGCCGATCTGGGGCCTGGGCGAGGTGGCCGAGGGCGATCTGATCTCCTTCGTCGCCGAGGAGACCGGCGTGCCGGCCGACGACATCAAGGGCTGGGATCTGATGGTCCACAGCATCGAACCACCCGCCTACCTGGGCCGCGACCGCGAGCTGGTGGCCGGCCCGCGGATGGACAACCTGCTCTCCGTGCACGCCGGTACGGCCGCGCTCACCGCCGCGGCGGCCGCCGGCAGCGCTCTGAGCAGCATTCCGGTGCTGGCCGCCTTCGATCACGAGGAGAATGGCAGCCAGTCCGACACCGGCGCGGACGGCCCGCTGCTCGGCACCGTCCTGGAGCGCTCCGTCTTCGCCCGCGGCGGCTCGTACGAGGACCGGGCACGCGCCTTCGCCGGCACGCTCTGCCTGTCGTCCGACACCGGGCACGCCGTACACCCCAACTACGGTGAGCGGCACGACCCTGGCCACCACCCGATGCCCAACGGAGGACCGATCCTCAAGGTCAATGTCAATCAGCGCTATGCCACGGACGGCAGCGGACGGGCCGTCTTCGCGGCGGCCTGCGAGCGGGCCGGGGTCCCCTGGCAGAGCTTTGTGTCCAACAACTCGATGCCCTGCGGGACCACCATCGGTCCGATCACCGCGGCCCGGCACGGCATCTCGACGGTCGACATCGGTGTGGCGATCCTGTCCATGCACTCGGCACGTGAGCTGTGCGGCGCCGAGGACCCGTATCTGCTGGCGAACGCCCTGACGGCCTTCTTGGAGGGCTGA
- a CDS encoding AfsR/SARP family transcriptional regulator has translation MEFSLLGPIAVTTGSAELSLGPAKRRSVLALLLLQPNTTVPLEQLIDSLWEDEPPEHARTVVQGHVSRLRATLAEGGAEAYGIELTTHGSAYLLRLPEELIDAHRFGELVALARPEVAPGDAVPLLREALGLWHGPALTGTVTSPPFAAAAHALEERRLTAVEALGRAHGVLGEHEQAAAILYSAAVNHPLREGLIAGLMRALFRTGRQSDALEWFHRTRRLLNEELGVDPGERLRGAYEEILRAEAAGGGRAKPASGTRPAGPASAGAAGAPGGSRSATDRGPQPVAGADRGPVPDGTGAVDARGDAAVPGGDGARTGATDGTRAGSGRSGAAPRLLPRAPARFLGRERELAALTAVLTDGGTGESPLAVVAGPAGVGKTACAVQWAHLRAGDFPDGQLFADLRGFGEGDEAAPAEILRDFLLALGTPPERVPGSAQAASALFRSLVAERRLLVVLDNARSSAQVRPLLPGGPHCATVVTSRSRLDGLVATDCARPVGLQTLGHEEGAALLGAMLGPERVAEDPAAARELVDLCDGLPLALRAAAAQLTARPRWRLARLAAALRDERRRLALLSAEDTGIAAALRMSVARLSADDAQLLSALATSADGHLNASLAAALAGYDPERTQDGLDRLAEMHLVDEEATDVYTISTLTQLFARDERGESGEGGKHGTGDGSKE, from the coding sequence TTGGAGTTCTCACTGCTCGGCCCGATCGCCGTGACGACCGGCTCCGCGGAGCTGTCGCTCGGGCCCGCCAAACGGCGCAGTGTGCTCGCGCTGCTGCTGTTGCAGCCCAACACCACCGTCCCACTGGAGCAGTTGATCGACTCCCTGTGGGAGGACGAGCCACCCGAACACGCCCGTACGGTCGTCCAGGGTCATGTCTCACGGCTGCGCGCCACGCTCGCCGAGGGCGGCGCGGAGGCGTACGGCATCGAGCTGACCACCCACGGCTCCGCCTATCTCCTGCGGCTGCCGGAGGAACTGATCGACGCTCACCGGTTCGGTGAGCTGGTGGCGCTGGCGCGCCCCGAGGTGGCGCCGGGCGACGCCGTACCCCTGCTGCGCGAGGCGCTCGGCCTGTGGCACGGGCCGGCGCTGACCGGCACAGTCACCAGCCCGCCGTTCGCGGCCGCCGCCCATGCGCTGGAGGAGCGGCGGCTGACGGCCGTGGAGGCGCTGGGCCGGGCGCACGGCGTGCTCGGCGAGCACGAACAGGCCGCGGCCATCCTCTACTCCGCGGCGGTCAACCACCCGCTGCGGGAGGGTCTGATCGCCGGGCTGATGCGGGCGCTGTTCCGCACGGGACGGCAGTCCGACGCACTGGAGTGGTTCCACCGCACCCGCCGGCTGCTCAACGAGGAGCTGGGCGTCGATCCCGGCGAGCGGCTGCGCGGCGCCTACGAGGAGATTCTGCGCGCGGAGGCGGCCGGCGGGGGACGGGCCAAGCCCGCGAGCGGGACGCGTCCGGCGGGTCCCGCTTCCGCCGGGGCCGCCGGGGCTCCCGGAGGAAGCCGTTCCGCGACAGACCGTGGGCCGCAGCCCGTGGCCGGCGCGGACCGGGGACCCGTACCGGACGGCACCGGCGCGGTGGACGCCCGTGGTGACGCGGCCGTGCCCGGCGGCGACGGGGCGCGGACCGGCGCGACGGACGGCACCCGGGCCGGCTCGGGACGGTCCGGTGCGGCGCCGCGGCTGCTGCCCCGGGCGCCGGCCCGCTTCCTGGGACGGGAGCGGGAACTGGCCGCCCTGACGGCCGTGTTGACGGACGGTGGGACCGGGGAGAGCCCGCTCGCGGTGGTGGCGGGGCCTGCCGGTGTCGGCAAGACCGCCTGCGCCGTGCAGTGGGCGCATCTGCGTGCCGGAGACTTCCCCGACGGCCAGCTCTTCGCCGATCTGCGCGGCTTCGGCGAGGGCGACGAGGCGGCGCCGGCCGAGATCCTGCGCGACTTCCTGCTGGCGCTGGGCACACCGCCGGAGCGGGTGCCCGGTTCGGCGCAGGCCGCATCGGCGCTGTTCAGGTCGCTGGTGGCGGAGCGCCGACTGCTGGTCGTCCTCGACAATGCGCGCAGCTCGGCGCAGGTACGGCCGCTGCTGCCCGGCGGCCCGCACTGCGCCACGGTCGTCACCAGCCGCAGCCGTCTCGACGGGCTGGTCGCCACCGACTGCGCCCGGCCGGTCGGCCTCCAGACGCTCGGCCACGAGGAAGGCGCGGCGCTGCTCGGTGCCATGCTCGGCCCGGAGCGGGTCGCCGAGGACCCGGCGGCCGCACGCGAGCTGGTCGATCTGTGCGACGGGCTGCCGCTGGCCCTGCGGGCGGCGGCCGCCCAGCTGACCGCCCGGCCGCGCTGGCGGCTGGCCCGGCTGGCCGCGGCGCTGCGGGACGAACGGCGGCGGCTGGCGCTGCTGTCCGCGGAGGACACCGGCATCGCGGCGGCCCTGCGGATGTCCGTCGCCCGGCTGTCGGCCGACGACGCACAGCTGCTCAGCGCGCTGGCGACCAGCGCGGACGGACACCTCAACGCGTCGCTGGCGGCGGCGCTCGCCGGATACGACCCGGAGCGCACCCAGGACGGTCTGGACCGGCTCGCGGAGATGCATCTGGTGGACGAGGAGGCCACCGATGTCTACACGATCAGCACCCTGACCCAGCTGTTCGCACGGGACGAGCGCGGGGAGAGCGGCGAAGGGGGCAAGCACGGTACGGGTGACGGGAGCAAGGAGTGA
- a CDS encoding DUF4232 domain-containing protein encodes MPRSHHHAESVVESGSSRPSRAVRRRTLRIAAAGLTAVAALTLTACGGQDNPLQTGAAKPYNPVPQGAEEAVAKGDGDPQGGPRPHGGSAERTSVQRSGSGAGAGASGTGAGTGKAAGKSGNTAGIRHTACDAAKIQIVAKPLKRPVNHLLLEATNTSGATCDLYFSPYLRFDEAQSPLAELPDSKPQSVVTLAPGQSGYAAVMTSSADGSGKNGSTMTSLSVSLPGRDGKGSIGGSRTVALPGGSVYLDDSAWVTYWQSDMSAATAW; translated from the coding sequence ATGCCGCGCAGCCACCATCACGCCGAGTCCGTCGTCGAGTCCGGCTCCTCCCGGCCGTCCCGTGCGGTCCGCCGCCGTACGCTGCGGATCGCCGCGGCGGGCCTGACTGCCGTCGCCGCGCTCACGCTCACCGCCTGCGGCGGCCAGGACAACCCGCTCCAGACCGGTGCCGCCAAGCCGTACAACCCGGTGCCGCAGGGCGCCGAGGAGGCGGTGGCGAAGGGCGACGGCGACCCCCAGGGTGGTCCCCGGCCCCACGGCGGCAGCGCGGAGCGGACCTCGGTCCAGCGCAGTGGCTCCGGCGCGGGTGCCGGAGCGAGCGGCACCGGGGCGGGCACCGGCAAGGCGGCGGGCAAGAGCGGCAACACCGCCGGCATCCGGCACACCGCCTGCGACGCCGCGAAGATCCAGATCGTCGCCAAGCCGCTGAAGCGGCCGGTCAACCATCTGCTGCTGGAGGCCACCAACACCTCCGGCGCCACCTGCGACCTCTACTTCTCCCCCTACCTGCGCTTCGACGAGGCCCAGAGCCCGCTGGCCGAACTGCCGGACAGCAAGCCGCAGTCCGTGGTCACCCTCGCCCCCGGCCAGTCCGGCTACGCCGCGGTGATGACCTCGTCCGCCGATGGTTCCGGCAAGAACGGCAGCACCATGACCTCGCTGTCCGTCAGCCTCCCCGGCCGCGACGGCAAGGGCAGCATCGGCGGGTCGAGGACGGTGGCGCTGCCCGGCGGCTCCGTGTACCTCGACGACAGTGCCTGGGTGACGTACTGGCAGTCGGACATGAGCGCCGCGACGGCGTGGTGA
- a CDS encoding DUF4232 domain-containing protein: protein MTARRSRHRSAAYAALALGLAGSLALTGCNSHSSKKSKKSSSSSSKSKKRKIIGGGAAAAGAGAVSRRVPDCYPSTYKVTFSQQTGPKSHVAVKFKNSTSRDCKLYNAPLLRFNNAKKPLPLLQGTPGHLDGTRITVPAHGYAYAVIPTNTAATKGTEQKSVAIDFMGISASSATHGPVTVDFAEKRLHISVGKSKVTNWSSSIHGAQLAGGVGK from the coding sequence ATGACCGCACGCCGCTCCCGCCACCGCTCCGCCGCATACGCCGCGCTGGCCCTCGGGCTGGCCGGTTCGCTCGCGCTGACCGGCTGCAACAGCCACTCCTCGAAGAAGTCGAAGAAGTCGTCCTCCTCGTCTTCCAAGAGCAAGAAGCGCAAGATCATCGGTGGCGGTGCGGCTGCGGCGGGCGCGGGAGCGGTATCGCGGCGGGTGCCCGACTGCTACCCCAGCACGTACAAGGTCACGTTCTCCCAGCAGACCGGCCCGAAGAGCCATGTGGCCGTGAAGTTCAAGAACTCCACCAGCCGCGACTGCAAGCTCTACAACGCGCCGCTGCTGCGCTTCAACAACGCCAAGAAGCCGCTGCCGCTGCTCCAGGGCACGCCCGGCCACCTCGACGGCACCCGCATCACGGTGCCCGCCCACGGCTACGCCTACGCGGTCATCCCCACCAACACCGCGGCCACCAAGGGCACCGAGCAGAAGTCGGTGGCCATCGACTTCATGGGTATCTCCGCGAGCTCGGCCACGCACGGTCCGGTCACCGTCGACTTCGCGGAGAAGCGGCTCCACATCTCCGTCGGCAAGAGCAAGGTCACCAACTGGAGCTCCAGCATTCACGGGGCGCAGCTGGCGGGCGGCGTCGGCAAGTAG